In a genomic window of Bemisia tabaci chromosome 1, PGI_BMITA_v3:
- the LOC109041178 gene encoding uncharacterized protein, whose translation MHLPFLFSFLSFLFIQNTSSSVTDGKNPAPADWPMQFHAVLFMNRSGILQKTDLWYDWPNGRNFNIIQHQLGVLNYDLEWDNGTSFYYTLEPFEKTCKVFHFDVGILRPDWLNDANYLGQRNQDSFLCNVWEKADFITYYEDVRTRRPVYWVFKTSGMTAHVMTFEVGAVLDHENWQAPVYCFSENRTQNKRPSKDSEIQSFNVINRMSMRNNRQRVVNSLNGVIQENDVHKSVP comes from the exons ATGCATTTGCCGTTTCTTTTTTCGTTTCTTTCGTTCCTCTTTATTCAAAATACGTCATCATCGGTGACGGACGGGAAGAATCCGGCCCCTGCCGATTGGCCCATGCAGTTTCACGCAGTGCTGTTCATGAATCGAAGTGGTATCCTCCAGAAAACCGACCTGTGGTACGATTGGCCCAATGGCCGTAACTTCAACATCATTCAACATCAGCTGGGTGTCCTAAACTACGACCTCGAATGGGACAACGGAACTTCCTTCTATTACACACTCGAGCCTTTTGAGAAAACTTGCAAAGTCTTTCACTTCGATGTCGGGATTCTTCGTCCCGATTGGCTCAACGACGCTAACTACTTGGGTCAACGCAATCAGGACAGTTTTCTCTGCAATGTCTGGGAGAAAGCCGACTTCATAACCTACTATGAGGACGTTCGGACCCGCAGACCTGTTTACTGGGTCTTTAAAACATCAG GGATGACAGCTCACGTAATGACGTTTGAGGTCGGTGCGGTGTTGGACCACGAAAACTGGCAAGCTCCTGTCTACTGTTTTAGCGAAAATCGTACTCAAAATAAGAGGCCTTCTAAAGACTCTGAAATACAAAGTTTTAATGTTATCAATCGTATGTCGATGAGAAATAATCGTCAACGCGTAGTCAATTCTTTGAATGGCGTAATTCAAGAAAATGATGTCCACAAAAGCGTTCCTTGA
- the LOC109041174 gene encoding E3 ubiquitin-protein ligase TRIM45, with amino-acid sequence MEVDMVPFIFGSFTRKNKTVSEDSGSSKRRSSENETEQTTTLSSRKAKYRQFRIENGKMQCDVCNQEYMQPRTLPCLHTFCTNCLIRLTVLSQTSSQQVSGSENAGTMESNQESEKSSRYGSGSGNQNDGSNGSGSGYDSEQGSNCSAENPHRKAHITCPTCGYECKLSADGVFALPLHGLLQSRILAQQEDIAIELCQADAVETCHIHPGRELIMFCTRCNQLACRDCWILIHRGHSCDTVNHFMTVSIPRINEAIMKTKTVHKEVALSLSRLQSLEERIQRRCKEVEAEVDRWVTSYKRAIDEHRVNLLREVAQIRQAKLEQVQTQKEGLAGRAAHVSQAVAFTQDLLAEASDTEVVMMLSTVLNRLDWCVKNTPSGPSFRVSDCIQFLPEERACVIRSHTIYGVVTTQAVSPYHCIIEADGFTRCRQHKLCKLVLVSRDSDKQPICHGGAVVTAKLKYADATGRSIPVDVQDAGDGTYILSFTPDASGTLRLSVTVQDKYIQGSPFTVNVQTVKPHTGVFHCCSFCSSHGSKQVSCGCGGRMSGYKGCGHGHPGHPGRRHWSCCGNILHNSECSLYTSVFSTSSINCSEVPVK; translated from the exons ATGGAGGTGGATATGGTTCCGTTCATATTCGGGAGTTTCACGCGAAAGAATAAGACGGTCTCGGAGGACAGCGGCTCGTCCAAGAGGAGATCCTCGGAAAATGAGACGGAACAAACGACCACACTGTCGTCAAGAAAAGCTAAATACAG GCAGTTCAGAATTGAAAATGGGAAGATGCAGTGTGACGTATGCAACCAAGAATATATGCAGCCCCGGACATTACCTTGTCTCCACACATTTTGCACAAATTGTCTTATTAGACTCACCGTTCTATCGCAGACTTCATCTCAACAAGTTTCTGGCAGTGAAAATGCAG GGACAATGGAATCAAATCAGGAGAGTGAAAAATCCAGCAGATATGGAAGTGGAAGCGGCAACCAAAACGATGGCTCAAACGGCTCTGGGTCAGGCTACGACAGCGAGCAGGGCAGTAACTGCTCGGCTGAAAACCCGCATAGA AAAGCGCACATTACCTGCCCAACATGTGGGTACGAGTGCAAACTGTCTGCCGATGGAGTTTTCGCTCTTCCGCTGCACGGACTTCTTCAGAGTCGGATCTTGGCCCAACAGGAGGACATCGCTATCGAACTTTGCCAAGCAGATGCCGTG GAAACGTGTCATATTCACCCTGGAAGAGAGCTGATCATGTTCTGCACCCGGTGCAACCAGCTAGCGTGCCGCGACTGCTGGATCCTTATTCACCGCGGCCACTCCTGCGACACGGTCAACCACTTCATGACCGTCTCCATTCCCAGGATCAACGAGGCCATCATGAAAACCAAAACAGTTCACAAGGAGGTCGCACTCAGCCTTAGCAGGCTCCAGAGCCTCGAGGAAAGAATACAG AGGAGGTGCAAAGAGGTGGAGGCGGAGGTGGACCGATGGGTGACGTCGTACAAACGGGCCATCGACGAGCACCGCGTGAACCTCCTGCGAGAGGTGGCGCAGATCCGACAGGCGAAACTGGAGCAGGTCCAGACGCAGAAAGAGGGGCTGGCCGGGCGAGCCGCCCACGTCAGCCAGGCCGTTGCCTTCACACAGGACCTCCTCGCTGAGGCCTCGGACACAGAG GTCGTAATGATGCTGAGTACAGTGCTGAATCGCCTGGACTGGTGCGTGAAAAATACGCCGAGTGGACCGAGTTTCCGCGTATCCGACTGTATTCAGTTCCTTCCCGAGGAGAGAGCATGCGTCATACGTTCTCACACAATTTATGGCGTTGTGACCACACAAGCCGTATCACCTTATCATTGCATCATTGAGGCAGACG GGTTTACACGCTGCAGGCAACACAAACTGTGCAAACTGGTTCTAGTCAGTAGAGACAGTGACAAACAGCCCATCTGTCACGGAGGAGCTGTTGTCACGGCTAAACTGAAGTATGCCGATGCGACAGGCAG ATCGATCCCTGTCGACGTCCAAGATGCTGGTGACGGAACATACATTCTGTCTTTCACCCCTGACGCGTCCGGCACTCTCCGTCTGTCAGTTACTGTGCAAGACAAATACATCCag GGAAGCCCGTTCACGGTGAATGTGCAAACTGTAAAACCTCACACTGGTGTCTTTCATTGCTGTAGTTTCTGCTCCAGTCATGGTAGCAAGCAAGTTTCTTGTGGTTGTGGTGGGCGAATGTCAG GTTATAAGGGATGCGGACACGGACACCCAGGTCACCCCGGGCGTCGACATTGGTCGTGTTGCGGAAATATTCTCCACAACTCTGAATGCTCTCTCTACACGTCCGTTTTTTCTACCTCGTCAATCAACTGTAGCGAGGTGCCTGTTAAATAA
- the LOC109041175 gene encoding uncharacterized protein yields the protein MPRGQLLLRAMPCLLLVLLGGGLFINVSAEPDEIMENSILRKRAPLAELEDAENSPFKELSRRAGTLTINGRKYKEVHAGRLKKKGHHGGGHKKRSHHHPPHHPPPHPKPPSPKPPSPPPP from the exons ATGCCTCGCGGGCAGCTCCTTCTGAGAGCGATGCCCTGCCTTCTCTTG GTGCTCCTTGGAGGAGGTCTCTTCATCAATGTTTCAGCAGAACCAGATGAGATCATGGAGAACTCTATCCTACGAAAGAGAGCGCCACTTGCCGAGTTAGAAGATGCCGAAAATAGTCCCTTCAAG gaactgtCTCGGAGAGCTGGAACGCTGACAATTAACGGAAGA AAGTATAAGGAAGTGCACGCCGGTAGACTAAAGAAGAAAGGGCATCACGGTGGCGGCCACAAAAAGAGATCACATCATCATCCTCCTCATCATCCTCCTCCTCATCCTAAACCTCCCTCTCCTAaacctccttctcctcctcccccGTAG